Sequence from the Sulfuracidifex tepidarius genome:
ACCTTTTGTAGCATACCATCTTGGAGATTCCGGAAGTTTCCTCCTCAAGATGAGTGCTATCATGGGAGGTATTGCTCCAGTGAGGAAAAGCAACCTCCACTGGAGCAGCCCGAACGGAAGTAATGCAGTAGCTACGAAATATGATGTCATCCCTCCTAGGCTGAACACTATGAGGAACTTTATGAGATACCTTCCTCTCTGTTCCTTGGAAGAGTATTCCGATAACATAGTTAAGGCAGGGGGGTAGTCTGCACCTATTCCAAACCCTACCAGAAGCCTCAATGCTAACAGCTCTACGTAACTTGTTGAAGCTGAAATGAGCAGTTCGGAAATGATGAAGACGAGGAGAGTTATCACGAAGGTCTTTTTCCTCCCTATTTTGTCGGAGATTAGACCGAAGCTGAACGCCCCTACAGCTCCTCCTATGAAGGTAGAAGCTCCAAAGAGCCCGAACTGAGCACTTGTCAAATGGAGGGTCTTAATGAGAGTTAATGATCCTCCTCCCACTATAGCCGTGTCATAGAGATCCGTGAAACCTCCTAGAGCAACTGAGAGGAAGAGCAGTCTCATGAATCTTTCGTATTTTTGAACGTTCTGAATTGATACCATAGCACAAAGAAAAAAGAGAGAAAAGTAAAAAAGCGTTTCTTCCTAGGATAGCTAAATTAATCTAAAGAGAGTTACAAGAACTTGTACAGAAGTTGAGATCTCCTAAATACAAGGAATTAACTACATTGTAAGGTGAGCATTATGTCACAATAAGACGATAGATAATTCTTTGATTGTTTTTAGTTTGACGGCGAAGAGGTTGTAATTCATATAAACGTATAACACTTAACTACAGATATACTATGATAGACATTATAACGATTCTGAATACTCTTTGTATTTGTGACTCTATCTAAATCAAAACACAAGAATGCTGTTTCAGTTTTCTGAGATAGAATATAGCCATGGTATAGGTATACTTTCTCTCTGTAGTAATTAATATCTCTAGCATTTTCATCTTCAAAGAAAGCTTCTCAAAAGTGTAGAAACATAATGTTTTTTAAACTTGGAAACTATTTTTACAAATGGGACTAGAGGACGTAATAGAGAAGCTCATGAAAGCTCTCGCTGAAGCGTCAAAGGACGAGCCTTACTTGGGCGTTATGCAGAAAGTAGACGTTGTCGACTCTACTCCAGTTTATGAGGACGGCGAGTTGGGGGAGTGCGAGCCTTTAAACGAGTTCGCTTACCTTGATACTTCCTCTCGAGTGATACAAGTGAAGGGAGCTAACATTTACATGGCATCACTTTACGGGAACGACAACGGGATACATGTGATGGTTCCCTCGGATTCCCTGGTTCCCTTCATCGCGGTTAAGGGTTCAAAGAAAGCCTTAGAGAAGGTCAAAGCTGCGCTCGGGGACCTACTGGTGACGGAGAACGTGAACGGGGTAGAGTACGACTTGGAGTACAAGGACGATAATATCCTGGACGAACTTAGGATCTCCTTGGAGAACCACTTCATAGAGACGTCAAAGAACGTGGTAGTGGTCGACGGTCCCGTGGTTCCAGGTCCTTACCTCGAGATGGTGGGTGAGCCCTACCGTTCTGCATTCGAGGAGTTAGCCTCGAGGAGACGGAGGGAGAAACTTGTGGGGGTAGTGAAGAGGCTTTCATTCACTAGGAAATTATCAAGGGAAGAGAAAGTGGGGAGTAAATTCCCCCGTCTGTTGGGTTCCACAGACGACGTAATAGTCCATGAGATGTCCAAGTCAGTGAAGTCAGACGTCTTCTTTACGCCGGTCTACAAGGAGGAGGTTAACCTGAAGGGAGGGAAAGTGACCAGATACATGGTGTACGTAAAGGTCAGGGACAGCGTATTTCGCGTTGAAAGCACAGACAGGGAACTCCTTTGTAGGGGAGTCTTTACCTCAGCCAGGAACGCCTCTATCAGGGGGATACCTACTTTCATAGAGGTCGCAGACAAGATGTCCAAGAGGCTGAGCGCTTCCACTTTCGTGTTGTCCTTCGTTTACGCTAAGACCATGTTGGGGGTAAACTATGAGGACTGGAACTCCTTCGTGGAAGCCAAGAGGGACCTAAACGAGTGAGGTGAGGTAAACTTGTCTCTTCATGACATGATAGAACAAGCGAGGGAGAGGGCGTCCAAGAACGGGGAAGTGGTGGGTTTAGCTTCAAGGGTGATACCTCTCACCCACGGTGACGAGGAAAAGGAGATCAGGGCTGAGATCCCCTTTGAGACTTACCTTAAGAAGAGGTTTCTAGTGGGGAGCTACCTGGGGATCTCCCTCCCGGTCTCAGGCACCCTGATACTCAGCAGGATAACCGCGGTGGAGAGGAGTGATATCCTAGCTCTGTCCAAGGTACCCGCCCTCACTCCCGTGGAGGACCCTTCAGGCATGACTACCTCGTTGGCTGTGAACCTAGAATTGCTTTCTGAGGAAGTTGACGGAGAGGTTGTACCTCCGTCTTCCCCTGTGGACCCTCAGAGCCCCATCTTCATTCCTAGCACGGACTTCGTGAAGAGGATGTTGGGTATACCAGATCAAGGGGTTGAGATAGGAAAGGTCATGGAGGGTTACAAGGAGATGGACGTTCCGGTGAAGTTAACTCACGACATAACGAGGCACCACGTCTTGGTAGTTGGGACCACGGGGGCGGGGAAGACCAACCTTTTGAGGGTATTGTTGAAGAGGAGCCAGACCCCTGCAGTCGTCTTCGACATCCAAGGTGACTACGTGAAGACTGCTGCCAGGATAGGAGGCAACGTAGTCCTCCCTTTACCTAGGGAGTACGCTACTAAGGTCACTGACTTCGTTAACCTCTTCCTCAAGAGGAGTAACCTGAAAGGTTCCATAAAGGACGTACAAGACGGAAAGTTCATCATTGAAGGAGAAGAGGGGGAGTTCTTCCTTTACCTGACGGGTTTTCAACTGAGAAAGACATACAACTTCCTACCAGAGGTCTCGCCTTTCTTCACCTTACAAGGAGCAATGTTCTTCAAGTCCATATCAGAAGAGTGTCTCTCGACGGTGGACAAATGGGAGGAAGAGTGCTCCGAGTTAATGGATGAGATGAGGATCCATAAGACTACTCAGGACAACATAATCAGGTCCGTGAACCTCCTCAAGAACACCGGGGTGATAGACGTTAAGTTCAAGGACAGCAAGTCGCTACTTGACGAACCTAAATACGAGGAAATCATGAATGGCAAAACCGTGGTTGACTTGAGGTGGGCGCTCGAGAGAGGTGTTTCAACTGCTACCATGTCAGCGTTCATCATAGCTCAGAGGATCTTTGAGATAGTAGACAAGAGGTACAAAAGCGAAGGGGAGGAGACCCCGTACTTGATGATATTTGATGAAGCCCATGAGTACTTCCCGCAAAGCAGGAAGGACGACGAAAAGGAAGGGTTAGAGAGGCTCATCAACAGGATCATGAGGCTGGGCAGAGTAAGGGGGATAGGTACAATACTGGCTACTCACCGCCCTACAGACTTGAACGACTTGATACTTACCCTCGCGAACACTAAGGTCGTTATGAGGGCCGATGAGGACGCGCTGAAGAAGATCGGGATGGAGGAGTTCAGCTCAAT
This genomic interval carries:
- a CDS encoding DNA double-strand break repair nuclease NurA; protein product: MGLEDVIEKLMKALAEASKDEPYLGVMQKVDVVDSTPVYEDGELGECEPLNEFAYLDTSSRVIQVKGANIYMASLYGNDNGIHVMVPSDSLVPFIAVKGSKKALEKVKAALGDLLVTENVNGVEYDLEYKDDNILDELRISLENHFIETSKNVVVVDGPVVPGPYLEMVGEPYRSAFEELASRRRREKLVGVVKRLSFTRKLSREEKVGSKFPRLLGSTDDVIVHEMSKSVKSDVFFTPVYKEEVNLKGGKVTRYMVYVKVRDSVFRVESTDRELLCRGVFTSARNASIRGIPTFIEVADKMSKRLSASTFVLSFVYAKTMLGVNYEDWNSFVEAKRDLNE
- a CDS encoding ATP-binding protein codes for the protein MSLHDMIEQARERASKNGEVVGLASRVIPLTHGDEEKEIRAEIPFETYLKKRFLVGSYLGISLPVSGTLILSRITAVERSDILALSKVPALTPVEDPSGMTTSLAVNLELLSEEVDGEVVPPSSPVDPQSPIFIPSTDFVKRMLGIPDQGVEIGKVMEGYKEMDVPVKLTHDITRHHVLVVGTTGAGKTNLLRVLLKRSQTPAVVFDIQGDYVKTAARIGGNVVLPLPREYATKVTDFVNLFLKRSNLKGSIKDVQDGKFIIEGEEGEFFLYLTGFQLRKTYNFLPEVSPFFTLQGAMFFKSISEECLSTVDKWEEECSELMDEMRIHKTTQDNIIRSVNLLKNTGVIDVKFKDSKSLLDEPKYEEIMNGKTVVDLRWALERGVSTATMSAFIIAQRIFEIVDKRYKSEGEETPYLMIFDEAHEYFPQSRKDDEKEGLERLINRIMRLGRVRGIGTILATHRPTDLNDLILTLANTKVVMRADEDALKKIGMEEFSSMLQASPAGYSIMRTFSLKVHDLIFRTVKDS